Proteins encoded within one genomic window of Methanothrix harundinacea 6Ac:
- a CDS encoding ABC transporter substrate-binding protein, with protein MLRTAMILLTLALLSAPALSHDASGQTLTVTDEEGREVTLPAIPKKIISLTPAAAEVIYALGEADRLAAVSEDCISPPGLMAMEKVGESGREVDLERVMEIGPDLVIAKTGGLFSAEDEERLKGYGVPVLRYRGLQIDTLIPMIADLGLILGREEEAREMIGWARGYSDLVSARTAGIPEEERPRIYFMSMGHFDWTAGFESAGHERIVEAGGENIAEDLPGKVPHVDMEWVLERDPEVIVYSIPTSQYAGPTPTLQEMADKRAEIMSLPAFDRIDAVETGRVYVADINMASGLSEVVMILYYAKWFHPDLFTDIDPRAVYEEVYRRFFGMEINAVHQVYPETAIL; from the coding sequence ATGCTCAGAACCGCGATGATCCTGCTAACCCTGGCGCTCCTATCGGCGCCGGCCCTATCCCATGACGCCTCAGGCCAGACCCTCACCGTCACCGATGAGGAGGGGAGGGAGGTGACCCTTCCCGCGATCCCCAAGAAGATCATCTCTCTCACCCCGGCGGCGGCGGAGGTGATATACGCCCTCGGCGAGGCAGATCGGCTGGCTGCGGTATCGGAGGACTGCATCAGCCCTCCTGGCCTGATGGCGATGGAGAAGGTGGGAGAGTCCGGCCGGGAGGTGGACCTGGAGAGGGTCATGGAGATCGGCCCCGACCTGGTGATAGCGAAGACCGGGGGGCTCTTCTCGGCAGAGGATGAGGAGCGGCTGAAGGGGTACGGGGTCCCCGTCCTCAGGTATCGGGGGCTTCAGATCGACACCCTCATCCCCATGATCGCCGACCTTGGCCTGATCCTGGGGAGGGAGGAGGAGGCGAGGGAGATGATCGGCTGGGCCAGGGGCTACAGCGACCTCGTCTCTGCCAGGACCGCCGGGATCCCGGAGGAGGAGAGGCCCCGGATCTACTTCATGTCCATGGGCCACTTCGACTGGACCGCCGGCTTCGAGTCGGCGGGGCACGAGAGGATCGTCGAGGCCGGAGGGGAGAACATCGCGGAGGATCTGCCGGGGAAGGTGCCTCACGTCGATATGGAGTGGGTGTTAGAGAGAGACCCGGAGGTAATAGTCTACTCGATCCCCACCTCCCAGTACGCCGGGCCGACCCCGACCCTCCAGGAGATGGCGGATAAGAGGGCGGAGATCATGAGCCTCCCGGCCTTCGACCGTATCGATGCCGTCGAGACCGGAAGGGTCTACGTCGCCGACATAAACATGGCCAGCGGCCTATCCGAGGTCGTGATGATCCTCTACTACGCCAAGTGGTTCCACCCCGACCTCTTCACCGATATCGACCCGCGGGCCGTCTATGAGGAGGTCTATCGGAGATTCTTCGGTATGGAGATCAACGCCGTTCACCAGGTCTATCCCGAGACCGCAATCTTATAA
- a CDS encoding secondary thiamine-phosphate synthase enzyme YjbQ — protein sequence MDGGYPLIVTEHIDFQTRGNGEMADLTGKVAAIVERTGLSAGVVVVFASGATGAVTTIEYEPGLVEDMKGALERIAPEGGEYAHNQRWGDGNGHSHIRASVIGPSLAVPFAGGKLLLGTWQQIVFLDLDNRPRYRRVVVQIIGEG from the coding sequence ATGGACGGAGGATATCCCTTGATCGTTACCGAGCATATCGATTTTCAGACCCGGGGAAACGGCGAGATGGCCGACCTGACCGGAAAGGTCGCCGCCATCGTCGAGAGGACGGGGCTCTCTGCGGGGGTGGTCGTCGTCTTCGCCTCCGGCGCCACCGGGGCGGTCACCACCATCGAGTACGAGCCGGGGCTCGTGGAGGATATGAAGGGCGCCCTGGAGAGGATAGCCCCGGAGGGGGGGGAGTACGCCCACAACCAGAGGTGGGGGGACGGAAACGGCCACTCCCACATCCGGGCCTCGGTGATCGGCCCAAGCCTCGCCGTCCCCTTCGCCGGCGGGAAGCTTCTCCTCGGGACCTGGCAGCAGATAGTCTTCCTCGATCTGGACAACAGGCCTCGATACCGGAGGGTCGTCGTCCAGATCATCGGCGAGGGATAG
- a CDS encoding nucleoside recognition protein, whose protein sequence is MIDLLLRTLDFASPILAMIGIGLFGAGVLTEMGLLQGISRIASPLFSFTRLPDACASAFVVSLGSAVAANGMVARFRDEGCLNEREVILCAIMNSIPVYFRELFTYQIPIVLPALGLLVGGFYAFVFIVTALVKISAVVILSRILLVERSCRVPEPIRQEKVSLREAVARSFRRERRLFLKIAAIYLTMTAAVFALRDRGAFEAFSVLPLAEIFGIPPESIVPLTTYVASPIVGISLLGPMIHSNGITPVQAMIVLMLGSMFMLPLFAARSLLPRYVGLFGPRLGVGIVLFSTGMSILVRLSILLALLAFGG, encoded by the coding sequence ATGATCGATCTCCTCCTCAGGACCCTCGATTTCGCATCCCCCATCCTCGCGATGATAGGGATAGGCCTCTTCGGAGCCGGAGTCCTGACGGAGATGGGGCTGCTCCAGGGCATATCCAGGATCGCAAGCCCCCTCTTCTCCTTCACCAGGCTCCCCGACGCCTGCGCCTCGGCCTTCGTCGTCTCCCTGGGGTCGGCGGTGGCAGCCAACGGGATGGTGGCGAGGTTCCGGGACGAGGGGTGCCTCAACGAGAGGGAGGTGATCCTCTGCGCCATCATGAACAGCATCCCCGTCTACTTCCGGGAGCTCTTCACCTATCAGATACCCATCGTCCTTCCGGCCCTGGGGCTTCTGGTGGGGGGATTCTACGCTTTCGTCTTCATCGTCACCGCCCTCGTCAAGATATCGGCGGTGGTGATCCTCTCCAGGATCCTCCTCGTCGAGAGGAGCTGCCGGGTCCCCGAGCCCATCCGGCAGGAGAAGGTCTCCCTCCGGGAGGCGGTGGCGAGGTCCTTCCGGCGAGAGAGGAGGCTCTTTCTCAAGATCGCCGCGATCTACCTCACCATGACGGCCGCGGTCTTCGCCCTGAGGGACCGGGGGGCCTTCGAGGCCTTCAGCGTCCTCCCCCTGGCAGAGATCTTCGGGATCCCTCCGGAGAGCATCGTGCCGCTGACGACCTACGTCGCAAGCCCCATCGTCGGGATATCCCTCCTGGGGCCGATGATTCATAGCAACGGGATCACCCCGGTCCAGGCGATGATCGTCCTGATGCTGGGGAGCATGTTCATGCTCCCCCTCTTCGCCGCAAGAAGCCTCCTCCCCCGCTACGTCGGGCTCTTCGGTCCGCGGCTGGGGGTCGGGATCGTCCTCTTCTCCACGGGAATGAGCATCCTCGTCAGGCTCTCCATCCTTCTGGCCCTTTTGGCCTTCGGTGGGTGA